The region ATTGAAGGGCGTCTGAAGGAAGCCGGCATCAGCTGTCGCGTCAGCGGCCGCGAAAAGCATCTGTACTCCATCTACTGCAAGATGCACCTGAAAGAGCAGCGCTTTCACTCGATTATGGATATCTATGCTTTTCGGGTGATCGTCCGGGAAGTGGATACCTGTTATCGCGTGCTGGGGCAGGCGCACAGCCTGTACAAGCCGCGCCCCGGTCGGGTGAAGGACTATATCGCCATTCCCAAGGCCAACGGTTATCAGTCGCTCCATACTTCCCTCATTGGGCCGCACGGCGTGCCGGTTGAAGTCCAGATCCGCACCGAGGACATGGACCAGATGGCGGAAATGGGGGTCGCAGCGCACTGGGCTTACAAAGAAGGCGAAAGCAGCAGCACCACGGCGCAGGTACGCGCCCAGCGCTGGATGCAAAGCCTGCTGGAGCTGCAGCAGAGCGCCGGCAGTTCGTTCGAATTCATCGAAAGCGTCAAATCCGATCTGTTTCCGGACGAAATTTACGTGTTCACGCCGGAAGGCCGTATCGTCGAGCTGCCTGCGGGCGCGACGCCGGTGGACTTCGCTTATGCGGTACACACCGATATCGGTCACGCCTGCGTCGGCGCGCGCGTCGACCGCCAGCCGTATCCGCTGTCTCAGGCCTTATCCAGCGGGCAGACGATCGAAATCATCACCGCGCCGGGTGCCCGCCCGAACGCCGCCTGGCTCAACTTCGTGGTCAGCTCCAAAGCCCGCGCCAAAATCCGTCAGATGCTGAAAAACCTCAAACGTGACGATTCCGTCAGTCTGGGGCGTCGTCTGATTAACCACGCGCTGGGCGGTGGCCGTAAACTGTCCGACATTCCGGAACAGAATATTCAGCGGGAGCTGGAGCGCATGAAGCTCGCCTCGCTGGACGACCTGCTGGCGGAAATCGGTCTGGGTAACGCCATGAGCGTGGTGGTAGCGCGCAATCTGCTGGAAGAACACGACGAAACCGGCGCCGCAGGTATCCGCAAACTGCCCATCAAGGGCGCCGACGGCGTACTGATCACGTTCGCCAAGTGCTGCCGTCCGATTCCCGGCGATCCGATCATCGCGCACGTCAGCCCCGGCAAAGGGCTGGTGATTCATCATGAGTCCTGCCGCAACATCCGTGGCTACCAGAAAGAGCCGGAGAAATTCATGGCGGTGGAATGGGATGAGGTAACCGAGCAGGAATTCATGACGGAAATCAAGGTCGACATGTTCAACCATCAGGGGGCGTTGGCCAACCTGACGGCGGCGATCAGCGCGTCAAACTCCAATATTCAAAGCATCAATACCGAAGAACGGGATGGCCGGGTGTACAGCGCCTTTATCCGCCTGACTACGCGCGACCGTATTCATCTTGCGAATATCATGCGCAAGATCCGCGTGATGCCGGACGTGATTAAAGTCAACCGTAACCGAAATTAGCCTGTTATGACCCCAGAACGTTATACACGTATCCGCGAAATGCTTAACAACCGTCAGCCCGACCTGACCGTGTGCATGGAGCAGGTTCACAAGCCTCACAACGTATCCGCCGTTATTCGTACCGCCGATGCGGTTGGCGTGCATCAGGTGCACGCCGTCTGGCCCACTAACCGCATGAGGACCCTGGTGTCCGCCGCTGCAGGCAGCAACAGTTGGGTGCAGGTCAAAACCCACCGCACCATTCAGGATGCGGCCAGCTATCTGAAAACGCAGGGGATGCAAATTCTGGCCACCAATCTGTCCGCCAGCGCGGTCGATTTCCGCGAAGTGGATTACACCCGTCCCACCTGCATCCTGCTCGGGCAGGAAAAAACCGGCATTACCGCCGACGCGCTGGCGCTCGCCGATCAGGACATCATCATTCCG is a window of Dickeya solani IPO 2222 DNA encoding:
- the spoT gene encoding bifunctional GTP diphosphokinase/guanosine-3',5'-bis pyrophosphate 3'-pyrophosphohydrolase codes for the protein MYLFESLNLLIQRYLPEDQIKRLKQAYLVARDAHEGQTRSSGEPYITHPVAVACILAEMRLDYETLMAALLHDVIEDTPATYQDMEQLFGKSVAELVEGVSKLDKLKFRDKKEAQAENFRKMIMAMVQDIRVILIKLADRTHNMRTLGSLRPDKRRRIARETLEIYSPLAHRLGIHHLKTELEELGFEALYPNRYRVIKEVVKAARGNRKEMIQKILSEIEGRLKEAGISCRVSGREKHLYSIYCKMHLKEQRFHSIMDIYAFRVIVREVDTCYRVLGQAHSLYKPRPGRVKDYIAIPKANGYQSLHTSLIGPHGVPVEVQIRTEDMDQMAEMGVAAHWAYKEGESSSTTAQVRAQRWMQSLLELQQSAGSSFEFIESVKSDLFPDEIYVFTPEGRIVELPAGATPVDFAYAVHTDIGHACVGARVDRQPYPLSQALSSGQTIEIITAPGARPNAAWLNFVVSSKARAKIRQMLKNLKRDDSVSLGRRLINHALGGGRKLSDIPEQNIQRELERMKLASLDDLLAEIGLGNAMSVVVARNLLEEHDETGAAGIRKLPIKGADGVLITFAKCCRPIPGDPIIAHVSPGKGLVIHHESCRNIRGYQKEPEKFMAVEWDEVTEQEFMTEIKVDMFNHQGALANLTAAISASNSNIQSINTEERDGRVYSAFIRLTTRDRIHLANIMRKIRVMPDVIKVNRNRN
- the trmH gene encoding tRNA (guanosine(18)-2'-O)-methyltransferase TrmH; its protein translation is MTPERYTRIREMLNNRQPDLTVCMEQVHKPHNVSAVIRTADAVGVHQVHAVWPTNRMRTLVSAAAGSNSWVQVKTHRTIQDAASYLKTQGMQILATNLSASAVDFREVDYTRPTCILLGQEKTGITADALALADQDIIIPMIGMVQSLNVSVASALILYEAQRQRQLAGMYQRECSPLDEEEQQCLLFEGGYPVLARVARRKGLPRPFIDHTGQVIADAPWWAAMQSTEQ